One region of Salvelinus sp. IW2-2015 linkage group LG1, ASM291031v2, whole genome shotgun sequence genomic DNA includes:
- the LOC111968639 gene encoding protein transport protein Sec61 subunit alpha, producing MGIKFLEVIKPFCAVLPEIQKPERKIQFREKVLWTAITLFIFLVCCQIPLFGIMSSDSADPFYWMRVILASNRGTLMELGISPIVTSGLIMQLLAGAKIIEVGDTPKDRALFNGAQKLFGMIITIGQSIVYVMTGMYGDPSEMGAGICLLIIIQLFVAGLIVLLLDELLQKGYGLGSGISLFIATNICETIVWKAFSPTTVNTGRGTEFEGAIIALFHLLATRTDKVRALREAFYRQNLPNLLNLIATVFVFAVVIYFQGFRVDLPIKSARYRGQYNTYPIKLFYTSNIPIILQSALVSNLYVISQMLSTRFSGNFLVNLLGTWSDTSTGGPARAYPVGGLCYFLSPPESFGSVLDDPIHAAIYIVFMLGSCAFFSKTWIEVSGSSAKDVAKQLKEQQMVMRGHRETSMVHELNRYIPTAAAFGGLCIGGLSVMADFLGAIGSGTGILLAVTIIYQYFEIFVKEQSEMGSMGALLF from the exons ATGGGCA TCAAATTTTTGGAAGTCATAAAGCCGTTTTGTGCGGTCTTACCTGAGATTCAGAAACCAGAGAGAAAG ATTCAGTTCAGAGAAAAAGTACTATGGACTGCCATCACTCTCTTCATCTTCCTGGTGTGCTGCCAG ATTCCGCTCTTCGGCATCATGTCCTCAGACTCCGCAGATCCCTTCTACTGGATGAGAGTAATCCTGGCCTCCAACAGAG GTACTCTGATGGAGCTGGGTATCTCACCAATCGTTACCTCCGGTCTCATCATGCAGCTGCTGGCTGGAGCAAAGATCATTGAGGTTGGAGACACCCCCAAGGACAGAGCACTCTTCAACGGAGCGCAGAAAC TGTTTGGAATGATCATCACCATTGGACAGTCCATCGTGTATGTGATGACAGGCATGTACGGAGACCCCTCAGAGATGGGTGCTGGGATCTGCCTGCTCATCATCATTCAG CTTTTTGTGGCAGGTCTGATTGTGCTGCTGCTGGATGAGCTGCTGCAGAAGGGCTATGGGCTGGGCTCTGGTATCTCCCTGTTCATCGCCACTAACATCTGTGAGACCATCGTCTGGAAGGCTTTCAGCCCCACTACTGTCAACACTGGCAGAG GAACGGAGTTTGAAGGTGCCATCATTGCCCTGTTCCACCTGTTGGCCACCCGCACAGACAAGGTGCGCGCCCTGAGAGAGGCATTTTACCGCCAGAACCTGCCTAACCTCTTGAACCTCATCGCCACTGTCTTCGTCTTTGCTGTAGTGATATACTTCCAG GGCTTCAGGGTGGACCTGCCCATCAAGTCTGCCCGTTACCGTGGCCAGTACAACACCTATCCCATCAAGCTCTTCTACACCTCAAACATTCCCATCATCCTCCAGTCTGCCCTTGTGTCCAACCTGTACGTGATCTCTCAGATGCTCTCCACGCGATTCAGCGGCAACTTCCTGGTTAACCtgctgggaacctggtct GATACTTCCACTGGAGGACCAGCTCGTGCCTACCCGGTTGGAGGTCTCTGCTACTTCCTCTCTCCCCCGGAGTCCTTTGGTTCTGTTCTGGATGACCCCATCCATGCTGCCATCTACATCGTCTTCATGCTGGGctcctgtgccttcttctccaaaacatggatcgAGGTTTCAGGATCCTCTGCCAAAGAT GTGGCTAAGCAGCTGAAGGAACAGCAGATGGTGATGAGGGGACACAGAGAGACCTCCATGGTGCATGAGCTCAACAG GTACATCCCCACGGCTGCAGCCTTCGGTGGCCTATGCATAGGTGGGCTGTCTGTCATGGCTGACTTCCTGGGTGCCATCGGTTCGGGTACTGGAATCCTATTGGCCGTCACCATCATCTACCAGTACTTTGAGATCTTTGTCAAGGAGCAGAGTGAAATGGGCAGCATGGGCGCGCTGCTATTCTAG